Genomic window (Daucus carota subsp. sativus chromosome 5, DH1 v3.0, whole genome shotgun sequence):
TCGAAGAGGTGTTATAATTAGAATGtgtacatatttttaattataatattcgaccagttaaattaaaataagttttaaataattggatccatcaaaatatattaaaaaaatcaataggACCAAGATATgtgtataaattaaaatgttCAAATGTATTTTAGTTGTAATTGAATTGGCCCATTagaataagttttaaaataaaaggcCCGTAAATCGCCCTATAATATAACACCCGTTACATTAAAATAAGTCTTAAATAATAGAATCCatcaaatagataataaaagaaaattggGCCAGGAGATGTATGCtaattaaaattgttaaatgtattttagttataatagaatagattttaataaaaaaaatcttctaaaataaaaaGGCCGTAAACCGGCCCAAATACCAACCGAACTTTTAATGTTACGGCTTTCATAGTATAGTATACTATAgattaataacaataatttagtTGCAACTTGCAAATATCAAACAAGCAATTCAGTTGCAACTTGCATCAGTCAAGTATGTATATAGGTATGTATATACATCAACAAACACGACAGCGCAGCATATAAAAATCAAAGTAGCTAAAGGTATCAAACTCGTATAGATATACATGTATACATACAGAGTCATATACAATACACAGTCATACATGTATTCGCAGGAGAAGAGGGCGAGAAGATTAGTGCAAGAAAAGATTACCCGAATAGAGATTTTACGAAGAAGATGAACTGAGGCGGCAGTGGCTGATGGCCGCAAATCGTGATGTATCGCCCTATCCTTCCAATTAGGGTTCAATTCGTAGTGTTTTTCTTTAAAAGTCAAGTTTTTTGTTGACTAAAAATTACGTAAAATGCCCTTCCCGTAAAACCCCCACCCGATGCGCTGGAATATGTCACGCACCGGTGAGCACTGCCGCACCAGCACCGCACCCGATGCGCAATGAACACCAACATGCTGCACCTTAGGGGGAACCATAAGGTATTTTCATGACCAACGGACTCTGATGATCTTTCTCCACAAATTATAAGTATAATATGGATTATCAACGAAAGGATATGGGTGACCTATGCCGCAATAGGCAACAATGTGTGTCATGATATCTTACGGTATACTGTGCCCGACACGACACATATCCGAGTGTTGAATTCAGCACTCTCAAAAAATTACGCACGGGTACAACGTACCCAAGTTTCACAAGTACGGGGACAAGGCAAATtaagattaaattaaataatattatatgataaaaataaattcaaaaatatgtttttactcgcactatattttttttactaaaatacTTGAAAATATCATAagttttctaatatttatatacaaccTTTTTAAATGCACTGTAAATCCTTGTTCCAAGTATTAATaaacatatagatatataatataaatatattgcagTGATACGGTACATGTGGGTTGGAAATTTcaagtattaataaaacatataacaaTAGTACGGTACATGTGGGTTACAAATCGCTCACtgcaattattaattaaaaattcaatgtGAACACAAGATTGTCTAGATACATTCGTGACACATTGTCCAGTTTATACATTATACTAGTACGTCATTGTCTCTCCTTAATATATATTGTCTTCTTCATGACAAACCCTAACTTATTTTATCTCTTTCAATCCAAAGTCTTCTCCTTATTCTTCCATTTTTAACGTCATATCTTCTTCTGTAACATATCTCTGTAAAATCACGAATTGTTCCTGCCGACAACCTTCAATTTTCTTGCACGGTAAAGAAGTGTTGTTAGGGGTTTCAATGGACAGATCCGACACATATATCCCACATGTTGTCTCTTGCAACGTGTCGTGAATAGGTAAATAAGAGGGCGTATGTGTATGCGTTGGTAATGATAGGTGATCAAGAGAGAATAAATGAATGATATTGTGCGCAGGTATACATCTCTATTGTGTACTGTATATTGTCTATTGTATATTCTTGTATCTGTATAGTATCTACAGTATCTGTAGAGAAGAACCCCTTCTATGGAAGGTGCTAACTTTTTCCCTAAAGGCTTCGACGTAACTATGACATACTAATGATGGCATACTACAATGTTATTCAAGAATCTTAACAATTCCCCACGATATGATGCAATTACACTCACACCATGGTTTTTAAGATGCCCATCACTGGATTAGATTGAGTCACAATTAGTTGGGGAGTTAAAATTTGTTACTAGATATATAACATTCCCTTGTGTGAACAAAGGAACGTCAGCTAGGTTGACTCAAAATTCGACTAAGGTTATCAGGTCAGATAACTGTATTAGCATAACTAGAACTGGAAGTTAGCATTAGGATCAAAACACGAAACTCGTGTGGAGATTCTTCTttccattataattctctaaatgTGAAATGACCATATCATACCATGAACgtaaattaaaacaaatctaCTTGAATGAACTGCCAACTGCAATTCCTCAAAGTATTACAGAGCGACCAGGTTACAAGATCTTTTCTCCATTAAAACTCAAAGACACAGATATTAGCTTATAAAGACTCCAAGAAACAGAAATAATAAAAGAGGAGAAACCTGAGGAATTGGATGAACAAGAACTTCTAAAAGTTGACTGATTGAAAAAATCTACAGAGCTGCCGAACCTTCAGCGTCTCAGGTTGGACCCTGAAGCAGCAGTTTTAACTAGAAGCTAATCAATCTTCTTTTTGATGGAATAGACAGAAGGCATCTATTGCTCTTTTTCTCTTTGAACAACAGGGTATTATCAATAATTCCGGTGCATGCGACAAAAAGTATCCAAACATATTTGTTTGCCGCACAAAAACAGCAAAATCACCAAGCTGCAAGTATTAATAAATAAGCAGAAGTTAGCTATGTAAAAGCAGACAAACTCCCACACCAATTCTGAATTAAATTTGACCAGCTGAAGTCAACTGTATATACAGAACTACAAAAACATAGTCACTTCCTATAGAAACCTGTCAATAAAGTAGAGTCTCCATGTGCAACCAATAAATTGTCAAGTATAGAGTAGAGTGTAGGCCGTAAATATTACTTCAAAGAATTATCAAACTAGCATTTAACATCAGAGTGtgagttgaaaaaaaaaatgtccaATCATACAAATACAATTAcagaaaattatattcaatgCAATATTATCAGCACAGGTTCATGCTAGccaatcaaaaaatttatatccaAATATGCCAATATAGAAGAACCAAAAAATATTCTCCAAGTAGTGCATCGACTCCAAAAATTATGTACCGAGAACAGATGTGGATCATTAAACAATAATGTCAACAGCTGTGTCTACATTTATGACCTTTACCGTTCAGATACTGGCCACATGCTGAAAAAGTGGAAAAAGATACTAGACTTTAGATTATTGTTAACCTAATGTAAGAATCAGAACCTAATAGTATTATAAGAATGATAGTAATACTTTTGGGTCTTATTTATTAATCAGATTGTTTTAAGGTACAATTTCTCGAATATGTCTAAACTATACGAACTACTCGCAGATAAAAGTAATCTATCACTTGAGACGCAATGCAGTTATGCCTAGTAAATAACTAATAGGGACTGAGGCAATAAAAGGGTTTTTTATCCAAAGATAAATATGTTTCAGCAACTAACAGAGAGTGCTACTATAAGCTCTGTACACATATTAAAAGTTGAGACATCTAAAATGACAGCTTAGTTGCAAGGAATACTACAGACATGTGTCTCAGTAAAATCAGGTAATCCatccaaaatataaatttctaaCATGGTTAAAAATCATTAACAGTAACCCCATACCACTGCACTAAATAGATAGTTCTTTTCTGTGTGCATCAAATATGACGAAAGTGCGGCACACCCGCAGTAACTGATGCCACATCAGTGTATAATGACATTTGAAGAGCCAGTGGAGGGAACATACAGCTACGACAATCATACAAATACTGGCTTTTCTCTCTTCCAATGCTGGCAGCACCTGAGTAATTACTTCATGAACCACAAGCCTGCAAATTACTGCCAGAACACCACTGGTGGAATGCAGAGCTATACTTGAGTAGGCATCAAAAAACAATCAGACTATGCATAACATTCCTGGAAAATAAATAAGCAACATAGGCAAGCAAAAggcaaaaatattagtttacgTATAAATCACTACCCCCACTCAACATTTATTGTTCTGATTACGTAAAATCTGTATTACCAGAAACAACATAATTTACAACCCGATTTAAAGTTTGCCGGCCCAACTTTTCAGTAGCCTCTCAGATAATGCACTTCTCTCATTCAAATAGCAGATTAACTCGTTGATCCAGAAATTCCCTTCAACATTACAATTAGAAAGTAGTAATTACTGAATCTACATAAgggatttcaaatgatttatatgCCCACCACAGATGTTCAACTTATATGAAACGAATTCCCGAATAAGAAGATCCCATTGGAGTTTAAAATACAGAAACAATTTCAACAAAACATGGAAACAGAACCCAGGGAACTACTCCCAGTATCTTAATGATTATTCCTAAGGCTAAAACTGACACATTAATCTCAATTGCTCATACTAGTTGTTTATGCTAACATACTATTTACTTCAATAATTTCGACAACACAAATATTTAGTACTATGCTTCAGGAACTCAAAAAGGGCATAGCAGCAAGTTCATCTTAACTTATGAAACAAAGCAGTAAcactaaaacaaaataataattacaaggCAGGGGAAGCAGTAATCATGGGATCCCTCCCAATTTGTAAAACGATTACCATAAACTACAAGCAAACAGTTCGATACATTAATTCGTTGGACAAATATGTGTGTTTACCATGTGACGGACGATACGATTGACAAGTATAGAAACGGGAATAATCCGAGCTAAATTGCGAGTCTGCATAGTTCTCATCCTCAATTTCACAAAGAATAGATCGATGCAGCGAGAGACAGCTACGCTCGCAATTTGGTACACACGAGCACACGAGACCAAAAATTCGGATTTGATTTTCGATATTGGGTACCTGAACGCGTTTAGTATTGGgtttagatttttattttatactagCCTATAACCTGTGCGAAACACGGGtgactatataattttaatttgattatttataagtttaatattattttattagtgttttttattaattaaataaaatggtattaaattatattaatcgattggttatattcacttttgaaagtttgtcttgtatattatatttctatattataatatattagtatAAACAATCAATTTTCTTTCGTGttttcttaatattaatatatgataatgtggtttttgattaatattacctcatatatttcatatttcattgcatagaaaaaatttagttatattatatattgagctaaaaattttagttattggaaaaaaaaatttagtcatttaaaaattttagtaattaaaatatttttattatcgtCATTGATGGCGAGTTTCAGTAGCAAAGTTTGGGTCCATGCAGGTGGCTCGAGTAATGTTCTTAGGGAGGACATTAAACACTCTGAAACtacagttgtttaaattattgttatctaGGAAAAGTCTTGTTTGAGACATTTTGTCATCTTTTGTGTCTTGTTTACCAAAGTAAATATAAGTCTATATTTGCACAGAAAGTTTTATCGTGTATGCAAACTTTGTTGGgccttattttcttttattttatatacctAATCTTTTGCATCAGTATTCTGAAACTTGGATCAACCTGTTTGAAGCAGCCATGTGTGCCATGTGTTGCTGTTGGACTTTGCTGGTATACATCCACTTTGCATAACAAGAGAGTAACATTAAAGCATTTTGCTGCTAAAACAGCACCATGACAACAGCCATCTGACATGTTCTGTGGCAAAGCCTCTAGTATAAGATCAGCAATAGATGGGCTATTCATTCAACAAAGATCCATATACCCCATGTTATATCAACTTGAATGTACATGTTGATTCTATATATATAGGTGTGATCGAAtgacataaaaaaattaaagcaaaGCACAGTTCATTCCTCTTGTACTTTAATAACATATACTAAGTTTTGGAGCAGCCGAAGATATGTAAAATTATTCCACATATTAAATTGGATAACTCTATTAAAATGACCCttaccaataataataataatattaagtgTCTAAATCACTTGCATTATAAGTCTTACATAAAAatgaattgaaaataattttacaatagATCTAGATAGAAGTTAATGGATTGTGTAAGATAAGCCgaaagacatcccatgagtagaGCAACTTTACATTGAAGACATGTAAATTCATCCATCTGATCTGGGTGTACGGGGTATCCATCCGGTTTATAATGGCCGTCCTCATTTGAAAATTGAGCATTGCAGAATCCGGATATATGTGTCCGCCGATCTTTTTCAGAAATGTGGTACTAATATGGCTGTCAGCTGaagtaatcaaataaaaatctgTGGAACTTAGTCAATAACAATCCTTCATGGCAGGATATTAGTTAGTTATATATAGATATTTAGATAAGTCAGATTAGTTTAAATTTGAACCAGGATATGTGCTAATTATGCTATATCTATTTTAAACACAAAGTTTTATAAACAGAATTCAACTGAATTTCGGATCAAACACTTTATGTGCTTCATTCattcttagtttttttttatgatacaCTCGGGATTTGCATAAAAGCTAGTAAGTCATCTTCGAGTctcttattaaattttttttcaaaaagaaaacacaTCCTAACCTCCTGTGTCAAAATATATTCCAACCTAACCTCCTGTGTCAAAATATATTCCAACCCCTTGTGTCTAGGTCACATTACAGCATAAACAATGCCACAAGTTATTCACAAATAAGCCACCACACAAGAACTTACAAACTctttgcaaaagaaaaaaaaaaccctaaGTTTATAAACAAAACGAATACTCCGGAGTACCCTATCACTATAATACTCATTAAAACCCTGAACTGAACAATCTTCTGCCACAAACAACCTTAATCATAGAAAAACTGCAAAATGACATACTTGAACACGATGAAGGCAGTAGGTAGATTCAAAAAGCAATATAGACTATGCTACAACTTATGTTAACTGAACTCAGATCGGTTTCTTAGTTTTTGCAAATTTTAggattttcatttgaaaattcgACACAGATCATGGAGGCTATGACAGCAAAATCCTAGTCATACAGAGTATGAAGAAACATATAGATATCTACATGTGCAACAGTGCTCCAGAAAATATAAATTCCTCTCTGCACTCTCCACACGTATTCCCGTATATCTAACACTTAGATTTTGAAGCAATTTGTGATGCATTCTTTTACTACACAGCAACGTCGGATGTATTCCAGGAAATAACAAAAACGGAAGATGAAAGCACTAGAAGCAAAGGAGGCCAGGAAACAACAAAAACAGAAGATGAAAGCACTAGAAGCAAAGGAGGTGGGCAACACAAGTCAGCCGTTACTCGAGAGTAAAACAGACTTTCTACTTAATGAGTCAGGTGCAGGCACATACTGGGAGTATAAGGAGTTAGCATCGGCCAAACTGGGGATCTCATCTCTGAATATTGTTATCTATAGCTGATAGGAGTGCCTAGGCATCTTAAAAACTGGGGATCTCATCTCTGAATATTGTTATCTATAGCTGATAGCCGATAGGAGTGCCTAGGCATCTTAAAAGCCAGATAATCTTTCATTATAGTATGATTATCGTGTGATAGTTTATACACATGTTTTGCTTGAGTTGAGTTAGTTGATTGACTTTGTTAAAATTGCTAGTTCATAACACAATTGAAGTGTATACATCACCATTCACCACCGATCTATACATCATCATCATTACATATATTTGAGTTAAGACTTATAACAACATAATTATAGAGCACAACACTACAAAAATTGCATTAGTTATGCATGAAGTTCCGGGCTGGCATTTAAAAAGATGCACAAACATAATTACTGCAACACACAACACATCTTCCACATGATTCAAACCAACAAACAAATCAGCAAGactatatacaaaaaaagaGCATGAAATCCATAACAACTTAAATCACAAAACAACTCACCTTTACGGGCAGCGTGAATCCTAGCGGAAGAGCAAAACAATGGTGCAAACAGTACTTTTTCCACATTGTTAACGGCCTATCGAAAGCTGAATGAATCCTGTTCTGCAAATAAACTACAccttaaaatcaaaacaaaaacctATGAGAACTACCTTTTAAGCTTTACATGCAAGAAGAGTCCCCAAGCCTGCGTCCAGTTTAAAATCCATACATAATAATTCTAAAAAAGTAATATTCCCACACTTGGCTCTGCCATGTGTCCCAAACCCATCACCGAGCATGTGTAAGATAGATTACAGCTATATATAGCGAACAATTGtcaaataattaagaaaaacagaagcatTGTAGGTTGTATATACATAACATAATTTTATGAACTTATAGAGCACTTCAAAATTTATTCACCTTCCGTGTTTTTGGAAGAACAAAATGCTGAAGCAAGAATAAAGTTTGTCTGTTTAATTTGATAGTGATGTACCTTAGAAGGATACTTCTTGAGCCAAGACAGTCCAAGGACACTATTCATTGCTCCCAAGGATGGAATGTAGCTAACAATCTTCTCGCTTTCATGGGTCATAGCAACTACTTCACCATCCAGCGTCCCAAAAACCATAAGGCTGGAGTTAGATGGATGGTACTCAAACTGTCGAGGACGGAATGTCCTATCATCTGCGGATACCTTGCCTCATATAGAAAGAGGGCGCAAGAAAGGCCAAGCAGATGAACCTAATTTCGCAGCACAAAGGGACCTGGAATATATGTACTGAGAATTTCCTGAAGCGTAAAACGGCCTTCTTTTACATCTGTGGGAAAAACTACTGCTTGCTTCCATTTTACGATTTTGTAAGATACTAACCAGACTCTCTTCATTCTTCCTTTTGTATGGTAGATACTcaaaattttctgaaaaaataaaagaacattTTCTACACTCATGAAGCATGATGATCTCTGAATAATGTCGACTCCGTTGATCTCAGACTCATCAATTTCCATAAGTAATCTAACAAGTGGATTAAAATCCACATCCTTCACATCATCCATGCATATTACAAGGTTACAAACCTCATGATGGCTTTTCTTGACCTTAG
Coding sequences:
- the LOC108220213 gene encoding protein DWD HYPERSENSITIVE TO UV-B 1 isoform X1, producing MAIDIQTIERRYIVSCHQKGIPPNKSILFALFKAKVKKSHHEVCNLVICMDDVKDVDFNPLVRLLMEIDESEINGVDIIQRSSCFMSVENVLLFFQKILSIYHTKGRMKRVWLVSYKIVKWKQAVVFPTDVKEGRFTLQEILSTYIPGPFVLRN
- the LOC108220213 gene encoding protein DWD HYPERSENSITIVE TO UV-B 1 isoform X2 → MVFGTLDGEVVAMTHESEKIVSYIPSLGAMNSVLGLSWLKKYPSKNRIHSAFDRPLTMWKKYCLHHCFALPLGFTLPVKLTAILVPHF